The Lysobacter panacisoli genome includes a window with the following:
- the fghA gene encoding S-formylglutathione hydrolase: MQRIEHRACFGGWQHVYRHTSATLDGEATFAVYLPPQAEQRACPVLYWLSGLTCTEQNFITKAGAQRYAAEHGVILVAPDTSPRGPGVADADAYDLGQGAGFYVDATQAPWASHYRMFDYVSNELPALIEAQFPATRARAISGHSMGGHGALVVALKNPGRYRSVSAFSPIVAPSEVPWGQKAFAAYLGEDREAWKAWDASALVANATERLPLLVDQGEADEFLSTQLRPDRLREACEAAGHPLDLRLRPGYDHSYYFIASFIGEHIAHHAAALKG; this comes from the coding sequence ATGCAACGCATCGAACATCGCGCCTGCTTCGGTGGCTGGCAGCACGTCTATCGCCACACCTCGGCTACGCTCGACGGCGAGGCGACGTTCGCCGTATACCTGCCGCCGCAGGCCGAACAGCGCGCGTGCCCGGTGCTGTACTGGCTCTCGGGCCTCACCTGCACCGAGCAGAACTTCATCACCAAGGCCGGCGCGCAGCGTTACGCCGCCGAGCACGGCGTCATCCTCGTCGCACCGGACACCAGCCCGCGCGGGCCCGGCGTCGCCGATGCGGACGCGTACGACCTCGGCCAGGGCGCGGGCTTCTACGTCGATGCCACGCAGGCGCCGTGGGCGTCGCACTACCGCATGTTCGATTACGTGTCGAACGAACTCCCGGCGCTGATCGAGGCGCAGTTCCCGGCGACGCGGGCGCGTGCGATCAGCGGGCATTCGATGGGCGGCCACGGCGCGCTCGTCGTCGCGTTGAAGAATCCCGGTCGCTACCGCAGCGTGTCGGCGTTCTCGCCGATCGTCGCGCCGTCGGAAGTGCCGTGGGGACAGAAGGCGTTCGCCGCGTACCTTGGCGAGGATCGCGAGGCCTGGAAGGCGTGGGACGCGAGCGCACTGGTCGCGAACGCGACGGAACGCTTGCCGCTGCTGGTCGATCAGGGCGAGGCGGACGAATTCCTGTCCACGCAGCTGCGTCCCGATCGCCTGCGCGAAGCCTGCGAGGCCGCCGGTCATCCGCTCGACCTGCGCCTGCGTCCCGGTTACGACCACAGCTACTACTTCATCGCCAGTTTCATCGGTGAGCACATCGCCCACCACGCGGCGGCGTTGAAGGGCTGA
- a CDS encoding S-(hydroxymethyl)glutathione dehydrogenase/class III alcohol dehydrogenase produces MKSRAAVAFAAGQPLQIVEIDVAPPKAGEVLVKITHTGVCHTDAFTLSGDDPEGLFPCVLGHEGAGVVVEVGEGVTSVKPGDHVIPLYTAECGQCLFCKSGKTNLCVAVRATQGKGVMPDGTTRFSYNGEPVYHYMGCSTFSEYTVVAEVSLAKINPEANHEQVCLLGCGVTTGIGAVHNTAKVQAGDSVAVFGLGGIGLAVIQGARQAKAGRIIAVDTNPAKFELAQQMGATDCLNPKDHDKPVQQVIVEMTGWGVDHSFECIGNVNVMRAALECAHRGWGQSVIIGVAGAGQEISTRPFQLVTGRKWMGTAFGGVKGRTQLPGMVEDAMKGEIELAPFVTHTRTLDAINEAFDLMHEGKSIRTVIHY; encoded by the coding sequence ATGAAGTCCCGTGCCGCCGTCGCTTTCGCCGCTGGCCAGCCCTTGCAGATCGTCGAGATCGACGTCGCGCCGCCGAAGGCGGGCGAGGTGCTGGTGAAGATCACCCACACCGGCGTGTGCCACACCGATGCGTTCACGCTCAGCGGCGACGATCCGGAAGGGCTGTTCCCGTGCGTGCTCGGCCATGAGGGCGCAGGCGTGGTGGTCGAAGTCGGCGAGGGCGTCACCAGCGTGAAGCCGGGCGACCACGTGATTCCGCTCTACACCGCCGAGTGCGGCCAGTGCCTGTTCTGCAAGTCGGGCAAGACCAATCTGTGCGTCGCGGTGCGCGCCACCCAGGGCAAGGGCGTGATGCCCGACGGCACCACGCGCTTCTCGTACAACGGCGAGCCCGTGTACCACTACATGGGCTGCTCGACCTTCAGCGAGTACACCGTCGTCGCCGAAGTCTCGCTGGCGAAGATCAATCCGGAAGCCAACCACGAACAGGTGTGCCTGCTCGGTTGCGGTGTCACCACCGGCATCGGCGCGGTGCACAACACAGCAAAGGTGCAGGCGGGCGATTCGGTCGCAGTGTTCGGCCTCGGCGGCATCGGCCTGGCGGTGATCCAGGGCGCGCGCCAGGCGAAGGCCGGACGCATCATCGCGGTGGACACCAATCCGGCGAAGTTCGAACTCGCGCAGCAGATGGGCGCGACCGACTGCCTCAATCCGAAGGACCACGACAAGCCCGTGCAGCAGGTGATCGTCGAGATGACCGGTTGGGGCGTCGATCACTCGTTCGAGTGCATCGGCAACGTCAACGTGATGCGCGCGGCACTGGAATGCGCGCACCGTGGCTGGGGCCAGTCGGTGATCATCGGCGTGGCCGGCGCGGGGCAGGAGATCTCCACCCGTCCGTTCCAGCTCGTCACCGGGCGCAAGTGGATGGGTACCGCGTTCGGCGGCGTGAAGGGCCGCACGCAGCTGCCCGGCATGGTCGAGGACGCGATGAAGGGCGAGATCGAACTGGCGCCGTTCGTGACCCACACGCGCACGCTGGACGCGATCAACGAAGCCTTCGACCTGATGCACGAAGGCAAGTCCATCCGCACCGTGATCCATTACTGA
- a CDS encoding amidohydrolase produces the protein MLRPLTAALVAVLSVGAAHAAPPATTSAKSRFVEDPYPSTYQRIAATPVLIEHATVLTGTGQRLDDASVLLQDGQVVAVGSGLQAPAGATRVDATGKWVTPGIIDVHSHLGVYPSPGVSAHSDGNEMTGAVTSNVWAEHSIWPQDPGFAAALAGGITSLQVLPGSANLVGGRGVTLKNVAATSYQAMKFPGAPWGVKMACGENPKRVYGQKSGPATRMGNVAGYRAAFIDASEYLRKNGGKKQQQEAQKKRWWQSSNGNGADSEKDTGGKRDLKLDTLAGAINGDIRVHIHCYRADEMAVMLDLAKEFGFKVAAFHHGVEAYKLADRLANEGVCGALWADWWGFKMEAFDGIQENLALVDRPANSCAIVHSDSEEGIQRLNQEAAKVMAHARLAGMDIAPERAIRWLTENPAKALGILDRTGTLEAGKMADVVVWNGNPFSVYAHAEQVYIDGARVFDRNDRSRQPVSDFMLGQGAAAQGGGL, from the coding sequence ATGCTTCGACCTCTGACCGCCGCGCTCGTCGCGGTACTGTCCGTCGGCGCCGCGCACGCGGCCCCGCCCGCGACGACGTCCGCCAAGTCCCGCTTCGTCGAGGACCCGTATCCCAGCACGTACCAGCGCATCGCCGCGACGCCCGTGCTGATCGAACACGCCACCGTGCTGACCGGTACCGGCCAGCGCCTGGACGATGCCTCGGTGCTGCTGCAGGACGGCCAGGTCGTCGCGGTCGGCAGCGGCCTGCAAGCACCCGCCGGCGCGACCCGCGTGGACGCGACGGGCAAGTGGGTGACGCCGGGCATCATCGACGTGCACTCGCACCTGGGCGTGTATCCCAGCCCCGGCGTGAGCGCGCACAGCGACGGTAACGAAATGACCGGCGCCGTCACGTCCAACGTCTGGGCCGAGCATTCGATCTGGCCGCAAGACCCGGGCTTCGCGGCCGCGCTGGCCGGCGGCATCACCTCGCTGCAGGTGCTGCCGGGCTCGGCGAACCTCGTCGGCGGGCGTGGCGTCACGCTCAAGAACGTGGCGGCGACGAGCTACCAGGCGATGAAGTTCCCCGGCGCGCCGTGGGGCGTGAAGATGGCCTGCGGCGAGAATCCCAAGCGCGTCTACGGCCAGAAGAGCGGTCCGGCCACGCGCATGGGCAACGTCGCCGGCTACCGCGCGGCGTTCATCGACGCCAGCGAATACCTGCGCAAGAACGGCGGCAAGAAGCAGCAGCAGGAAGCGCAGAAGAAGCGCTGGTGGCAGTCGAGCAACGGCAACGGCGCCGACAGCGAGAAGGACACCGGCGGCAAGCGCGACCTCAAGCTCGACACGCTCGCCGGTGCGATCAACGGCGACATCCGCGTGCACATCCACTGCTACCGCGCCGACGAAATGGCGGTGATGCTCGACCTGGCCAAGGAATTCGGCTTCAAGGTCGCCGCGTTCCACCACGGCGTGGAGGCGTACAAGCTCGCCGACCGCCTCGCCAACGAGGGCGTGTGCGGCGCGCTGTGGGCCGACTGGTGGGGCTTCAAGATGGAGGCCTTCGACGGCATCCAGGAGAACCTCGCGCTGGTCGATCGTCCCGCCAACAGCTGCGCGATCGTGCATTCGGATTCGGAGGAAGGCATCCAGCGCCTCAACCAGGAGGCGGCCAAGGTGATGGCGCACGCGCGCCTGGCCGGCATGGACATCGCGCCGGAGCGCGCGATCCGCTGGCTGACCGAGAACCCTGCGAAGGCGCTGGGCATCCTCGATCGCACCGGCACGCTGGAGGCCGGCAAGATGGCCGACGTGGTGGTCTGGAACGGCAATCCCTTCAGCGTCTACGCACACGCCGAGCAGGTCTACATCGACGGCGCGCGCGTGTTCGATCGCAACGACCGCAGCCGCCAGCCGGTCTCGGATTTCATGCTCGGCCAGGGCGCCGCGGCGCAGGGAGGTGGACTGTGA
- the ppc gene encoding phosphoenolpyruvate carboxylase: protein MTQPTPAAPSAAAAEEPLRVVDFAPHDALLREDVKTVGALVGDILAEQRGPEFLAEVERLRRAAIRRRESNAPVAELAQALAGTELEHAGDLVRAFATYFQAVNVAERVHRIRRRRDYERQGADLQPGGLREVLSTLAAQGVSLDDVVALLPRLRIEPVFTAHPTEAVRRALLEKERQIVTCLIDDIDRSRTPYEHRADLERMRLALTASWQTAEAPPAKPSVADEFEHVGFYLSDVLYRVLPVFYEIFEDALRGAYGEGVRAPTVLGFGTWVGGDMDGNPNVGADTIAATLAGQRSLVLGAYRQEVATLGELLSQSLSRVGVADEVLARIEEYRYLLPKAAAALKPRHADMPYRNLLSLMGARLRATADDHVHGYPDATAFLADVAMIEDSLRAHHGEHAGGFAVRRLRRRVECFGFHLASLDLRQDSSTHDAALAEVLGDAQWESHTREERAHRLHALLDGSVPAPGIGNGTARPTLDVFRAVARLRPRYGTRAFGPYIVSMSRSAADALAVLALARVAGCVDGDGRVPLDVAPLFETVDDLDAAADTLRALFADPVYREHLAARGNRQVVMLGYSDSAKDGGMLASRWALQRTQIALTALAQESGVRIAFFHGRGGSISRGGGKTERAVIAAPRGSVDGYLRLTEQGEVIHRKYGIRAIALRNLEQAAGAVLRATLRPRPPEPREERWRSIAGELARDARRHYRALVHENPDFPAYFRAATPIDVIERLRIGSRPSKRAGTGDVGSLRAIPWVFAWSQNRAGLTAWYGVGSALEQALRTHGRDTLAEMARDWPFFGTLIDDLEMMLAKSDPDIFERYSQLAGELHDRFHPGIAAEFERTRAAVLAIKGSDELLAGDYRLRQSIRLRNPYVDPISVLQVDLLRRWREAGSPDDALYQALVATVNGISAGIQNTG, encoded by the coding sequence ATGACCCAGCCCACGCCTGCCGCTCCGTCCGCCGCCGCCGCCGAGGAACCCCTGCGCGTCGTCGATTTCGCGCCGCACGATGCGCTGTTGCGCGAGGACGTGAAAACCGTGGGCGCACTGGTGGGCGACATCCTCGCCGAGCAGCGCGGGCCCGAGTTCCTCGCCGAAGTCGAACGCCTGCGCCGCGCCGCGATCCGTCGTCGCGAATCCAACGCGCCCGTGGCCGAACTCGCGCAGGCGCTGGCCGGTACCGAGCTGGAACACGCAGGCGATCTGGTGCGTGCGTTCGCGACCTATTTCCAGGCGGTCAACGTCGCCGAGCGCGTGCATCGCATCCGCCGCCGCCGCGACTACGAACGCCAGGGTGCGGACCTGCAACCCGGCGGATTGCGCGAAGTGCTCAGCACGCTGGCTGCGCAGGGCGTGAGCCTGGACGATGTGGTCGCGCTGCTGCCGCGGTTGCGCATCGAGCCGGTGTTCACCGCGCATCCGACCGAAGCGGTGCGGCGCGCGCTGCTGGAAAAAGAACGGCAGATCGTCACGTGCCTGATCGACGACATCGATCGCAGCCGCACGCCGTACGAACACCGTGCCGACCTGGAACGCATGCGCCTGGCGCTCACTGCCAGTTGGCAAACCGCTGAGGCACCGCCGGCGAAACCGAGCGTCGCGGACGAGTTCGAGCACGTCGGCTTCTACCTGTCCGACGTGCTGTACCGCGTGCTGCCGGTGTTCTACGAGATCTTCGAGGATGCGCTGCGGGGCGCCTACGGCGAGGGGGTGCGTGCACCGACGGTGCTCGGCTTCGGCACCTGGGTCGGTGGCGACATGGACGGCAACCCGAATGTCGGCGCCGACACCATCGCCGCGACGCTCGCGGGCCAGCGCTCGCTGGTGCTCGGTGCATACCGGCAGGAAGTCGCCACGCTGGGCGAACTGCTCAGCCAGTCGTTGAGCCGCGTCGGCGTCGCCGACGAGGTACTCGCGCGCATCGAGGAATATCGCTACCTGCTGCCCAAGGCCGCCGCCGCGCTCAAGCCGCGCCACGCCGACATGCCGTATCGCAACCTGCTCAGCCTGATGGGTGCGCGCCTGCGCGCGACTGCGGACGACCACGTGCACGGCTATCCCGATGCCACCGCCTTCCTCGCCGACGTGGCGATGATCGAGGACAGCTTGCGCGCGCACCACGGCGAGCATGCGGGCGGTTTCGCGGTGCGTCGCCTGCGTCGCCGCGTCGAGTGCTTCGGATTCCATCTCGCAAGCCTGGACCTGCGCCAGGACTCGTCCACGCACGATGCCGCGCTCGCGGAAGTGCTGGGCGACGCGCAGTGGGAGTCGCACACGCGCGAGGAACGGGCGCATCGCCTGCATGCGCTGCTCGACGGCAGCGTGCCCGCGCCGGGCATCGGCAATGGCACTGCGCGGCCGACGCTGGACGTGTTCCGTGCAGTCGCGCGCCTGCGTCCGCGCTACGGCACGCGTGCGTTCGGTCCGTACATCGTCAGCATGAGTCGCAGCGCTGCAGACGCCCTCGCGGTGCTCGCGCTGGCGCGCGTGGCCGGCTGTGTCGATGGCGACGGCCGCGTGCCGCTGGACGTGGCGCCGCTGTTCGAAACGGTGGACGACCTCGACGCTGCCGCCGACACGCTGCGCGCGCTGTTCGCCGATCCGGTCTATCGCGAACACCTCGCCGCGCGCGGCAACCGCCAGGTGGTGATGCTCGGCTATTCCGACAGCGCGAAGGACGGCGGCATGCTGGCCTCGCGCTGGGCGCTGCAACGTACGCAGATCGCACTGACCGCGCTGGCGCAGGAAAGCGGCGTGCGCATCGCGTTCTTCCACGGACGCGGTGGCTCGATCAGCCGCGGCGGCGGAAAGACCGAGCGTGCCGTGATCGCCGCGCCGCGCGGTTCGGTCGACGGTTACCTGCGCCTGACCGAGCAGGGCGAGGTGATCCACCGCAAGTACGGTATCCGCGCCATCGCACTGCGCAACCTCGAACAGGCCGCCGGCGCTGTGCTGCGCGCGACCCTGCGTCCGCGTCCGCCCGAACCGCGCGAGGAGCGCTGGCGTTCGATCGCCGGCGAGCTGGCGCGCGACGCGCGCCGGCATTACCGCGCGCTGGTGCACGAGAATCCCGACTTTCCCGCGTACTTCCGCGCGGCGACGCCGATCGACGTGATCGAACGCCTGCGCATCGGTTCGCGTCCGAGCAAGCGCGCCGGCACCGGCGACGTCGGTTCGCTGCGCGCGATCCCGTGGGTGTTCGCGTGGTCGCAGAACCGCGCCGGGCTCACCGCGTGGTACGGCGTCGGCAGCGCGCTTGAGCAGGCACTGCGCACGCACGGCCGCGACACGCTGGCCGAGATGGCGCGCGACTGGCCATTCTTCGGCACGCTCATCGACGATCTGGAGATGATGCTCGCCAAGTCCGATCCGGACATCTTCGAGCGCTACTCGCAACTCGCCGGCGAGCTGCACGATCGTTTCCATCCCGGCATCGCCGCGGAGTTCGAACGCACGCGCGCAGCGGTGCTGGCGATCAAGGGCAGCGACGAACTGCTGGCGGGCGATTACCGCCTGCGCCAGTCGATCCGCCTGCGCAATCCGTACGTCGATCCGATCAGCGTGTTGCAGGTCGACCTGCTGCGTCGCTGGCGCGAGGCGGGTAGCCCCGACGATGCGCTGTACCAGGCGCTGGTGGCGACGGTGAACGGGATTTCGGCAGGCATCCAGAACACCGGCTGA
- a CDS encoding DegV family protein, protein MRIGLVVDSACDLPLHYLQQHEVTVLPITVRIGEAVLADHRDEQATLEFLHAHVAERGHEAETMPYSVQQIHDLFLNRLVIDYDYVFCMTITKTRSPIFDNAQQASFAILNDYKTVRAGAGNATPFALRVIDTQNLFAAQGVSAVEAVRLRAAGEGAPKIRARLEHLALHTQGYMVPPDLYYLRNRARAKGDRSVGLLSAALGSALDIKPILHANRGETGPVAKIKGFEPAVAKLFEHVAHRVERNELLTPTMCLSYGGELEHLRALPGYERLRDACAANNVEMFESVMSLTGMVNVGKGAVVIGFAAEGQKFTG, encoded by the coding sequence ATGCGCATCGGACTCGTTGTCGATTCCGCCTGCGACCTGCCTTTGCATTACCTGCAGCAACACGAGGTCACCGTGTTGCCGATCACCGTCCGCATCGGCGAAGCCGTGCTGGCGGACCACCGGGACGAGCAAGCCACGCTCGAGTTCCTGCACGCCCACGTGGCCGAACGCGGCCACGAGGCCGAGACCATGCCGTACTCGGTGCAACAGATCCACGATCTGTTCCTCAACCGGCTGGTGATCGACTACGACTACGTCTTCTGCATGACGATCACGAAGACGCGCAGTCCGATCTTCGACAACGCGCAGCAGGCGAGCTTCGCGATCCTCAACGACTACAAGACCGTGCGCGCCGGCGCGGGCAACGCGACACCGTTCGCGCTGCGCGTGATCGACACGCAGAACCTGTTCGCCGCACAGGGCGTCAGCGCGGTGGAAGCGGTGCGCCTGCGCGCGGCCGGTGAGGGCGCGCCGAAGATCCGCGCGCGCCTGGAACACCTGGCGCTGCACACGCAGGGCTACATGGTGCCGCCGGATCTCTACTACCTGCGCAACCGTGCACGCGCCAAGGGCGACCGCAGTGTCGGCCTGCTCAGCGCTGCGCTTGGCAGCGCGCTCGACATCAAGCCGATACTGCACGCCAATCGCGGCGAAACCGGCCCGGTGGCGAAGATCAAGGGTTTCGAGCCGGCGGTGGCCAAGCTGTTCGAGCACGTCGCCCATCGCGTCGAGCGCAACGAACTGCTCACCCCGACGATGTGCCTGAGCTACGGCGGCGAGCTGGAACACCTGCGCGCCCTGCCCGGCTATGAACGCCTGCGCGATGCGTGCGCCGCCAACAACGTCGAGATGTTCGAGAGCGTGATGAGCCTCACCGGCATGGTCAATGTCGGCAAGGGCGCGGTGGTGATCGGCTTCGCGGCCGAAGGGCAGAAGTTCACCGGTTGA
- a CDS encoding AMP nucleosidase has protein sequence MKDKEQIVDNWLPRYTGVPLDAFGEHILLTNFGGYLHTFARLTGAEVVGMDRPMPSATADGITMINFGMGSPNAATMMDLLSATMPKAVLFLGKCGGLKKKNQLGDLVLPIAAIRGEGTSDDYLPPQVPALPAFALQRAVSTMIRDLGHDYWTGTVYTTNRRVWEHDEGFKERLRAMRCMAIDMETATIFAAGFANRIPCGALLLVSDQPMIPEGVKTEASDARVSADYVDNHINVGIEALKLIRRNGKSVRHLRFDE, from the coding sequence ATGAAAGACAAGGAACAGATCGTCGACAACTGGCTGCCACGCTACACCGGCGTGCCGCTGGACGCTTTCGGCGAACACATCCTGCTGACCAACTTCGGCGGCTACCTGCACACCTTCGCACGGCTCACCGGCGCGGAAGTGGTCGGCATGGACCGGCCGATGCCCAGCGCCACCGCCGACGGCATCACCATGATCAACTTCGGCATGGGCAGCCCGAACGCGGCGACGATGATGGACCTGCTCAGCGCGACCATGCCCAAGGCGGTGCTCTTCCTGGGCAAGTGCGGCGGGCTGAAGAAGAAGAACCAGCTGGGCGACCTGGTCCTGCCGATCGCGGCGATCCGCGGCGAAGGCACCAGCGACGACTACCTGCCGCCGCAGGTGCCGGCGCTCCCGGCGTTCGCGCTGCAGCGCGCGGTGTCGACGATGATCCGCGACCTCGGCCACGACTACTGGACCGGCACGGTCTACACGACCAATCGCCGTGTCTGGGAACACGACGAGGGGTTCAAGGAGCGCCTGCGTGCGATGCGCTGCATGGCCATCGACATGGAAACCGCGACGATCTTCGCCGCCGGCTTCGCCAACCGCATTCCGTGCGGCGCGCTGTTGCTGGTGTCGGACCAGCCGATGATTCCCGAAGGCGTGAAGACCGAAGCGTCCGACGCGCGCGTCAGCGCCGACTACGTGGACAACCACATCAACGTCGGCATCGAAGCGCTCAAGCTGATCCGCCGCAACGGCAAGTCGGTGCGGCACCTGCGCTTCGACGAGTGA
- a CDS encoding 2-hydroxychromene-2-carboxylate isomerase, producing MDRVPLTWYFDFISPFSYLQWQRMKPLLRDREIAGAPVRLVPIVFAAVLDACGQKGPAEIPGKREFTYRHVLYLAREVGVPLRFPPAHPFNPLPALRLSIAAGDTREAVDSVFDWLWVQGRAGDSVEALVPLMAALDVPAEALDAPETKAALRTNTDQAIAAGVYGVPTLAIGSDLFWGNDALGFALAALRDPAVLDDPEMQRLGALPVGLQRRR from the coding sequence ATGGATCGCGTCCCGCTGACCTGGTATTTCGACTTCATCTCGCCGTTCTCGTATCTGCAGTGGCAGCGGATGAAGCCGCTGCTGCGCGATCGCGAGATCGCCGGCGCGCCGGTGCGGCTGGTGCCGATCGTGTTCGCCGCGGTGCTCGATGCCTGCGGCCAGAAGGGCCCGGCCGAGATCCCCGGCAAGCGCGAATTCACCTACCGGCACGTCCTGTACCTGGCGCGCGAGGTCGGCGTGCCGCTGCGCTTCCCGCCGGCGCATCCGTTCAATCCGCTGCCGGCGCTGCGCCTGAGCATCGCCGCCGGCGACACGCGCGAAGCGGTGGATTCGGTGTTCGACTGGCTGTGGGTGCAGGGCCGTGCAGGCGACAGCGTCGAAGCGCTGGTGCCGCTGATGGCCGCACTCGATGTCCCCGCAGAGGCGCTGGACGCCCCGGAAACCAAGGCCGCGCTGCGCACGAACACCGACCAGGCCATCGCCGCGGGCGTCTACGGCGTGCCCACGCTGGCGATCGGGTCGGACCTGTTCTGGGGCAACGATGCCCTCGGCTTCGCCCTGGCCGCGCTACGCGACCCGGCCGTCCTGGACGATCCGGAAATGCAGCGGCTCGGCGCGCTGCCGGTCGGACTGCAGCGCCGGCGCTGA
- a CDS encoding DUF1761 domain-containing protein, whose amino-acid sequence MPQIDLNWLAVIAAAASAFVLGGLWYGPLFKRAWCREAGIDPDSAPSHPARIFATAFVCSLLSALIFAVFLGHDASAANGFGAGFVVGLFFVAMSFGINYAFAQRSLKLWMIDAGYHIVQFSLYGLILGAWH is encoded by the coding sequence ATGCCGCAGATCGATCTCAACTGGCTCGCGGTGATCGCCGCCGCCGCATCGGCTTTCGTCCTTGGCGGCCTGTGGTACGGGCCGCTGTTCAAGCGTGCGTGGTGCCGCGAAGCCGGGATCGACCCGGACAGCGCCCCCTCGCATCCGGCGCGCATCTTCGCCACCGCCTTCGTCTGCAGCCTGTTGTCCGCGTTGATCTTCGCGGTGTTCCTCGGCCATGACGCCAGCGCCGCCAACGGCTTCGGCGCCGGATTCGTGGTCGGCCTGTTCTTCGTGGCGATGAGCTTCGGCATCAACTACGCCTTCGCCCAGCGCAGCCTGAAGCTGTGGATGATCGACGCCGGCTACCACATCGTGCAGTTCAGCCTGTACGGCCTGATCCTGGGCGCCTGGCACTGA
- a CDS encoding amidohydrolase family protein, translated as MTAGAQELLIRNATVHTATAQGTLKGADVLVSGGTIRAIGTGLAPPAGAQVIDAQGRPLTPTLFGGITEIGLEEVSGEKATVDDTLALGADTKQMTVRPEFDVTLAFNPDSILIPVTRIEGIGWTLLGAGTASGGSIVAGQGGVVRLDGSADPIGPRELFLRIGGDAAGLSGNSRAAQWMILDQLIDEVRGRIPPDANAALLTPAGRTALAKYLNGGGRVVVAVDRAADIRQLLRWSARHNVRIAIAGGAEAWRVAPSLASAKVPVFVNPLGNLPSDFDQIGATMENAARLRAAGVQVGFSQAGDASHNARKIRQLAGNAVANGLPWEDGLAGLTRVPADTFGVADRLGTIAPGKRADLVLWSGDPLEVNAVALQVWMDGRAIEMRSRQTELRDRYLRTATPAEQGGLPRAYPQPAAR; from the coding sequence ATGACCGCCGGCGCGCAGGAACTGCTGATCCGCAACGCGACCGTGCACACCGCCACCGCGCAGGGCACGCTCAAGGGCGCCGACGTGCTGGTCAGCGGCGGCACCATCCGCGCGATCGGCACCGGCCTCGCGCCGCCGGCCGGCGCGCAGGTGATCGACGCGCAGGGACGTCCGCTCACGCCGACGCTGTTCGGCGGCATCACCGAGATTGGGCTGGAGGAAGTTTCCGGCGAGAAGGCGACCGTCGACGACACGCTCGCGCTGGGCGCCGACACCAAGCAGATGACGGTGCGGCCGGAGTTCGACGTCACGCTGGCGTTCAACCCGGACTCGATCCTGATCCCGGTGACGCGCATCGAAGGCATCGGCTGGACGCTGCTCGGTGCGGGTACCGCGAGTGGCGGTTCGATCGTCGCCGGACAGGGCGGCGTGGTCCGCCTGGACGGCAGTGCCGATCCGATCGGTCCGCGCGAACTGTTCCTGCGCATCGGCGGCGACGCGGCCGGGCTGTCGGGCAACTCGCGTGCGGCGCAGTGGATGATCCTCGACCAGCTCATCGACGAAGTCCGCGGGCGCATTCCGCCGGACGCGAACGCCGCGCTGCTCACGCCGGCCGGACGCACCGCACTGGCGAAATACCTGAACGGGGGCGGCCGCGTGGTCGTCGCGGTCGATCGTGCCGCCGACATCCGCCAGTTGCTGCGCTGGTCCGCGCGCCACAACGTGCGCATCGCCATCGCCGGCGGCGCCGAAGCGTGGCGCGTGGCGCCGTCGCTGGCTTCGGCGAAAGTGCCGGTGTTCGTCAATCCACTCGGCAACCTGCCGTCGGACTTCGACCAGATCGGCGCGACGATGGAGAACGCCGCGCGACTGCGCGCGGCAGGCGTGCAGGTCGGCTTCTCGCAGGCCGGCGACGCCTCGCACAACGCGCGCAAGATCCGCCAGCTCGCGGGCAACGCCGTCGCCAACGGTCTGCCGTGGGAAGACGGCCTCGCCGGCCTGACCCGGGTGCCGGCGGATACCTTCGGCGTCGCCGACCGCCTCGGCACCATCGCGCCGGGCAAGCGCGCCGACCTGGTGCTGTGGAGCGGCGATCCGCTCGAGGTCAACGCCGTTGCGCTGCAGGTGTGGATGGACGGACGCGCGATCGAGATGCGCAGCCGCCAGACCGAACTGCGCGACCGCTACCTGCGCACCGCCACGCCGGCCGAACAGGGTGGCCTGCCGCGCGCGTATCCGCAGCCCGCGGCGCGCTGA
- a CDS encoding DUF4136 domain-containing protein, which produces MKRVFSILCAALLLAGCATTPAVFTDFDPGVNFGEYRTYRWAEKPEGFSPLQQQRMIAAVDAKLRERGWTQSTTPQVDLVGRIVTETRYRMDSYNYGPMWGGWGWGGCCWGSGWGAWGGYNSTTMRSYTYGTFVIDMFDAQTRRPLWRGIAMGTVPDSPIDQTTAMQAGIDRMFAQFPPVAIAQAP; this is translated from the coding sequence ATGAAGCGCGTGTTCTCGATCCTCTGTGCAGCCTTGCTGCTGGCCGGCTGCGCAACTACCCCGGCCGTGTTCACCGACTTCGACCCGGGCGTCAACTTCGGCGAGTACCGGACCTACCGCTGGGCGGAGAAGCCGGAAGGATTCTCGCCGCTGCAGCAGCAACGGATGATCGCCGCCGTGGACGCCAAGCTGCGCGAACGCGGCTGGACGCAGTCCACCACGCCGCAGGTCGATCTGGTCGGTCGCATCGTGACCGAAACCCGCTATCGCATGGACAGCTACAACTACGGCCCGATGTGGGGCGGTTGGGGTTGGGGCGGCTGCTGCTGGGGTTCGGGATGGGGTGCGTGGGGCGGCTACAACAGCACGACCATGCGCAGTTACACCTACGGCACCTTCGTGATCGACATGTTCGATGCGCAGACGCGTCGTCCGCTCTGGCGCGGTATCGCAATGGGCACCGTTCCGGATTCGCCCATCGATCAAACCACCGCGATGCAGGCCGGCATCGATCGGATGTTCGCGCAGTTCCCGCCGGTCGCGATCGCGCAGGCGCCTTGA